In one window of Oscillospiraceae bacterium DNA:
- a CDS encoding 6-phosphofructokinase → MLNAIVGQSGGPTAAINATLAGVIRGYRQHKDEIGTLYGAYNGIEGVLAERFCNLGEKVDTDEKLEILKTTPAAALGSCRLKLPDIKKLDTDPECKKTYEKLFDIFKKHNIGYFFYIGGNDSMDTVYKISEYSKVSDWKMKVIGIPKTIDNDLVATDHTPGFGSAAKYIATSMQEIIRDCSVYTVKAVTIVEIMGRDAGWLTASAGLPKIVSGVSPDLIYLPEKPFNVDEFIEDVKQKLSEKSAVVVAVSEGIRDKDGKYAGESAQSGSVDAFGHKYLSGTGKALELIVKDRIGCKVRSVELNILQRCAAHLGSLTDIEEGVDIANFAVDNAIAGKTGMMASYKRLPGKEYKCEFELIDISTIANAVRSVPLNYINERGNFVTDECLEYILPLIKGETAPKYENGLPVHIIL, encoded by the coding sequence ATGCTTAACGCTATTGTAGGTCAGTCCGGCGGCCCTACCGCCGCAATTAATGCAACTCTTGCGGGTGTAATCCGCGGATACCGCCAGCACAAAGATGAAATCGGTACACTTTACGGTGCATACAACGGCATCGAGGGTGTTCTCGCAGAACGCTTCTGCAATCTGGGAGAAAAAGTAGACACCGATGAAAAGCTTGAAATATTGAAAACCACTCCCGCAGCCGCTCTCGGCTCTTGTCGTCTTAAGCTTCCGGATATCAAAAAGCTGGACACAGACCCCGAATGCAAAAAAACATACGAAAAGCTTTTTGATATTTTTAAGAAACACAACATCGGATATTTCTTCTATATCGGCGGTAACGACTCCATGGATACCGTTTATAAAATATCCGAATATTCAAAGGTTTCCGATTGGAAAATGAAGGTTATCGGTATTCCCAAGACCATCGACAATGACCTTGTAGCCACAGACCACACACCCGGATTCGGTTCTGCCGCAAAGTATATTGCAACCTCCATGCAGGAAATTATACGCGACTGTTCGGTTTACACAGTTAAAGCCGTAACAATAGTTGAAATCATGGGACGTGATGCAGGATGGCTCACCGCCTCTGCAGGTCTGCCCAAAATTGTTTCGGGTGTTTCGCCTGACCTCATTTATCTGCCCGAAAAGCCCTTCAATGTTGACGAATTCATCGAAGACGTAAAGCAAAAGCTGAGCGAAAAGTCCGCTGTTGTTGTAGCAGTTTCCGAGGGTATACGCGACAAGGACGGAAAATATGCCGGTGAATCTGCTCAGAGCGGCAGTGTCGATGCTTTTGGTCACAAATACCTTTCCGGCACAGGAAAGGCGCTTGAACTCATTGTTAAAGATCGTATCGGCTGCAAGGTTCGTTCTGTCGAGCTTAATATTCTTCAGCGTTGTGCGGCTCATCTCGGCTCTCTCACCGACATAGAAGAGGGTGTTGACATCGCCAACTTTGCAGTTGACAATGCCATCGCAGGCAAAACCGGTATGATGGCTTCCTACAAGCGTCTGCCCGGCAAGGAATACAAGTGCGAATTTGAGCTTATCGATATTTCCACAATTGCAAACGCAGTACGCAGTGTTCCGCTCAACTATATCAATGAGCGCGGAAACTTTGTTACCGACGAATGCCTTGAGTATATACTTCCTCTGATAAAAGGAGAGACCGCTCCCAAATATGAGAACGGTCTGCCGGTTCACATTATTCTTTAA
- a CDS encoding Gfo/Idh/MocA family oxidoreductase: protein MKKVKWGVIGAGGIADRRTIPGMMLAKNAELVAVMEINMELSEKIRAKYNAKRAYDNAEALLADPEVEAVYIASPVGCHLEQIIAAAKAKKHVLSEKPIAMTVADAEKAKAACDENGVLSASGFMMRYHAYHQAMKKLIADGELGDIVSCRGQLTCWYPPMEGAWRQKKELSGGGALIDMGIHCIDLIEYITGSKAVKVAAFNDTLTHGYNVDDTSNVILKLSNGAHAYVDSNFNIPDAAAKCRLEFYGTRGSILAEGTIGQVEGGTVSVVISGESGYDAAQNRVDVTPKQLDVEFGNMYTKEIESFSDSILNGTPVEVPMSDAIWMQKVIDAAYRASDEGKTITL from the coding sequence ATGAAAAAGGTAAAATGGGGCGTTATAGGCGCCGGCGGTATCGCTGACAGAAGAACCATTCCCGGCATGATGCTGGCTAAAAATGCCGAGCTTGTTGCCGTTATGGAAATCAACATGGAACTCAGCGAAAAAATCCGTGCAAAATACAACGCAAAAAGAGCTTACGATAATGCAGAAGCTCTCCTCGCAGACCCCGAGGTAGAAGCAGTATACATTGCTTCTCCCGTTGGCTGTCATCTTGAACAGATAATAGCCGCAGCCAAGGCAAAGAAACATGTGCTTTCCGAAAAACCCATTGCAATGACTGTTGCGGATGCTGAAAAAGCAAAAGCCGCCTGCGACGAAAACGGTGTTCTCTCCGCTTCCGGCTTTATGATGCGTTACCACGCTTACCACCAGGCAATGAAAAAGCTTATTGCAGACGGCGAACTGGGCGATATCGTTTCCTGTCGCGGTCAGCTGACCTGCTGGTATCCTCCGATGGAAGGTGCATGGCGTCAGAAGAAGGAGCTTTCCGGTGGCGGCGCTCTTATTGACATGGGTATCCACTGTATCGACCTTATTGAATACATCACCGGCTCCAAGGCTGTCAAGGTTGCCGCTTTCAACGATACTCTTACTCACGGCTACAATGTAGATGACACCTCCAATGTTATTCTTAAGCTTTCAAACGGTGCTCATGCATACGTTGATTCCAACTTCAACATTCCCGACGCTGCCGCAAAATGCCGTCTCGAATTCTACGGCACCCGCGGAAGTATTTTGGCTGAAGGCACTATCGGTCAGGTTGAGGGCGGTACAGTTTCGGTTGTTATTTCCGGTGAAAGCGGTTATGACGCAGCTCAGAACCGTGTGGATGTGACTCCCAAGCAACTGGATGTTGAATTCGGCAACATGTACACCAAGGAAATCGAGTCCTTCTCCGATTCCATTCTCAACGGTACTCCCGTTGAAGTTCCTATGTCCGATGCTATATGGATGCAGAAGGTTATTGATGCTGCATACCGCGCATCCGACGAAGGAAAAACTATTACACTTTAA
- the rplU gene encoding 50S ribosomal protein L21 — MFAIILTGGKQYKVQEGDVIFVEKLDVEAEQTVTFDKVLAYSDDAGFVAGTPTVAGASVTASVVKNGKGKKIHVLKYKAKKNEKKKIGHRQPYTKVQITKIAK, encoded by the coding sequence ATGTTTGCTATTATCTTAACAGGCGGTAAACAGTACAAGGTTCAGGAAGGCGACGTTATCTTTGTTGAAAAGTTGGACGTTGAAGCTGAACAGACAGTTACTTTCGACAAAGTTCTTGCTTACTCCGATGATGCAGGCTTTGTTGCCGGTACCCCCACCGTTGCAGGCGCAAGCGTAACCGCTAGTGTCGTTAAAAACGGCAAGGGCAAGAAGATTCACGTTCTCAAGTACAAAGCTAAGAAGAACGAGAAGAAGAAGATCGGTCACAGACAGCCTTACACTAAGGTTCAGATCACCAAGATCGCGAAATAA
- a CDS encoding lipoate--protein ligase produces MLYYILYNFIQTEPEDTVITINTNSFDPYYNLAVEEYFLTNNDEDVFMLWRNNNTAVIGKNQNVYAEINIPYAKEKNITVVRRITGGGAVYHDLGNVNYTFITSREKSGVLNFSYFTSPIISVLSQYGINAELSGRNDILYNGMKFSGNAQYSTDSRTLHHGTLLFDSDLSIMPNLLTVDPDKIKSKSIKSVKSRVSNLKPLFENSDIAVEDFMNLIGDHVQKMYRPTAHTITAAENEKILKLREKYASHDWTFTPRGTYENRAKKYFSFGLVDIRYTVKCAVITHIGIYGDFFGTKDTAEIENLLTGVRHERHAVTAALENIKIENYIGSMTKADFINMLFE; encoded by the coding sequence ATGTTATACTATATACTGTATAATTTCATACAAACCGAGCCGGAGGATACCGTGATCACAATTAATACAAATTCTTTTGACCCATACTACAATCTGGCGGTTGAGGAATATTTTCTTACAAACAACGATGAAGATGTTTTCATGCTGTGGCGGAACAACAATACCGCTGTCATAGGAAAAAATCAGAATGTATACGCGGAAATAAATATTCCATACGCCAAGGAAAAGAACATCACCGTCGTTCGCCGTATTACCGGTGGCGGAGCGGTATATCACGATTTGGGAAATGTAAATTATACCTTTATTACTTCACGGGAAAAATCGGGAGTATTGAATTTTTCTTACTTCACCTCCCCCATTATTTCGGTGCTTTCGCAGTATGGTATAAATGCCGAGCTTTCCGGAAGAAACGACATTCTCTATAATGGAATGAAATTTTCCGGAAATGCACAGTACTCCACCGACTCGCGAACCCTGCATCACGGCACATTGCTTTTTGACAGCGACCTTTCAATAATGCCGAATCTGTTGACAGTTGATCCCGACAAAATTAAATCAAAGTCAATAAAATCCGTCAAAAGCCGTGTTTCAAATCTGAAGCCGCTTTTTGAAAATTCCGACATTGCAGTCGAGGATTTTATGAACCTCATTGGAGATCACGTTCAAAAGATGTACAGGCCAACAGCGCATACCATCACTGCCGCAGAAAATGAAAAAATCCTTAAGCTCAGGGAAAAGTACGCCTCTCACGATTGGACCTTTACACCCAGAGGGACATACGAAAACCGCGCTAAAAAGTATTTTTCGTTTGGATTAGTGGACATTCGCTACACCGTAAAATGTGCAGTTATTACGCATATCGGCATATACGGTGACTTTTTCGGTACGAAAGATACGGCTGAAATTGAAAACCTTCTTACAGGTGTACGCCATGAAAGACATGCTGTCACAGCCGCACTTGAAAATATTAAAATCGAAAATTATATCGGATCCATGACCAAAGCCGATTTTATCAATATGTTATTTGAATAG
- a CDS encoding Hsp33 family molecular chaperone HslO: MTCDGSAMLIIANSTQIVKKAAEIHGLSHTMTAVLGRALTATSLMGSLLKDKEHSLTLQLKGDGPGGSVVCVSDYLGNVRGYVQNPSLDLPPNKFGKIDVGGAVGKGNLYIIKDLGLNEPYVGLSPIVSGEIAEDITEYYASSEQTPSVCALGVRVSDEHICFAAGGFLLQLMPGADENVIVTLENNIKNLKSVSQLIADGLTGEEIGAKVLNGIDFDIFDTISVDYKCPCSREKYEGALLSLGITELEDLAKDPNGIETVCHFCNGKYNFASEEIKAMIEYLKGKSDE; encoded by the coding sequence ATGACATGCGACGGAAGTGCTATGCTTATAATAGCCAATTCCACGCAAATTGTAAAAAAAGCCGCCGAGATACACGGTCTTTCACACACCATGACCGCCGTATTGGGACGTGCGCTTACCGCAACGTCTCTTATGGGCTCACTGCTCAAGGACAAAGAGCATTCTCTTACGCTTCAGTTAAAGGGTGACGGCCCCGGAGGAAGCGTTGTGTGCGTATCCGATTATTTGGGGAACGTGCGTGGTTATGTTCAGAATCCCTCGCTCGACCTGCCGCCCAACAAATTCGGCAAGATAGACGTAGGCGGTGCAGTGGGAAAAGGTAACTTATATATAATAAAAGACCTTGGACTAAATGAGCCGTACGTAGGTCTCTCGCCTATTGTAAGCGGTGAAATAGCAGAGGATATAACCGAATACTACGCTTCGAGTGAACAGACGCCGTCCGTATGTGCTTTGGGCGTACGTGTTTCCGATGAGCACATCTGCTTTGCAGCAGGCGGTTTTCTTCTGCAGCTTATGCCGGGCGCGGATGAAAACGTTATTGTTACTCTCGAAAACAACATAAAGAATCTCAAATCGGTCTCTCAGCTCATCGCAGACGGCCTCACAGGTGAAGAAATCGGTGCTAAGGTGCTCAACGGCATTGACTTCGACATTTTCGACACAATAAGTGTCGATTACAAATGTCCCTGCTCGCGTGAAAAATATGAAGGGGCGCTTCTCAGTCTTGGAATAACCGAGCTTGAGGACTTAGCTAAAGATCCTAACGGCATAGAAACCGTATGCCATTTCTGCAACGGAAAGTATAATTTTGCCTCCGAAGAAATAAAGGCAATGATCGAATATCTTAAGGGGAAAAGCGATGAGTAA
- a CDS encoding D-2-hydroxyacid dehydrogenase, with protein sequence MKEITCVIPTLSYHKEMLERAVDGRAAINYIDSKIIELRDIKNSEIMLGNIPLNVVNSCTSLKWLQLSTAGSDTYAAPGILPKGCTLTNASGAFGLAIAEHMIGTLLEIYKKLHYYRDNQNNSLWQDEGSVETIEGKTVLVVGLGDIGSTFARKMKALGAHIIGIRRTAQKCPEYVDELYMPEMLDKLLPQADIVALSIPQTPQTDKLFSRERIALMKERSVLINVGRGSAVDTEALCDALESGKLLGASLDVTDPEPLPAEHRIWKIRNAVVTPHISGFFHLRETHDRIISIAAQNITRYFEGKPLINTVDMNTGYRRSDGN encoded by the coding sequence ATGAAAGAAATAACCTGCGTAATACCAACATTATCCTATCATAAGGAAATGCTTGAAAGGGCTGTCGATGGCAGAGCGGCGATAAATTATATCGACAGTAAAATAATCGAGCTCCGCGATATAAAAAACAGCGAAATAATGCTCGGCAACATTCCGCTGAATGTTGTAAATTCATGCACATCGCTCAAATGGCTTCAGCTCAGCACTGCGGGCTCGGATACCTACGCTGCTCCCGGTATACTTCCTAAAGGCTGTACTCTTACAAATGCCAGCGGTGCATTTGGACTTGCAATAGCCGAGCACATGATAGGCACTTTGCTGGAAATATACAAAAAACTGCATTATTACAGAGATAACCAAAATAACAGTCTGTGGCAGGATGAAGGTAGTGTGGAAACCATAGAAGGTAAAACCGTACTTGTTGTAGGATTAGGCGATATAGGAAGTACCTTTGCACGAAAAATGAAAGCATTGGGCGCTCACATTATAGGTATACGCCGTACCGCTCAAAAATGCCCTGAATATGTCGATGAGCTTTACATGCCCGAAATGCTTGATAAGCTTCTGCCACAGGCAGATATTGTGGCACTTTCCATTCCTCAGACACCTCAGACGGATAAGCTTTTTTCGAGAGAGAGAATTGCTTTGATGAAAGAAAGGTCGGTGCTTATAAACGTAGGCAGAGGCAGTGCTGTGGATACCGAGGCACTATGTGATGCCTTGGAAAGCGGAAAGCTACTGGGAGCAAGTCTTGATGTGACAGATCCGGAGCCGCTTCCCGCAGAGCACAGAATTTGGAAAATCAGAAATGCGGTTGTGACTCCGCATATATCAGGTTTTTTCCATCTGCGTGAAACTCATGATCGAATAATATCCATTGCCGCACAGAATATCACAAGATATTTTGAGGGAAAACCTCTCATCAATACGGTAGACATGAATACAGGATACCGCAGATCAGACGGTAATTAA
- the metA gene encoding homoserine O-succinyltransferase encodes MPIKIPNLLPARETLENENIFVMNEIRAQHQDIRPLRIAILNLMPTKIVTETQILRLLSNTPLQIDITFLQTESYKSKNTSEEHLTAFYKNFSDVKDEKFDGLIITGAPVENLEFEEVVYWKELCEIMDWSRTNVHSSIFICWAAQAALYHKYGIPKYPIDQKMFGIFEHKIHNPSHPIVRGFDECFYAPHSRHSEVRREDILKCSKLEILSESDIAGVYMVAAKNNRYFFITGHPEYDYDTLSKEYFRDVDKGLDIKVPYNYFPGDNPNQKPVNKWRSHAHLLYSNWLNYFVYQETPFNINNITQE; translated from the coding sequence ATGCCCATAAAAATACCAAATTTATTACCCGCACGTGAAACGCTGGAAAACGAAAACATTTTCGTAATGAACGAAATACGTGCACAGCATCAGGACATCCGTCCGCTTCGTATTGCCATTCTGAACCTGATGCCCACAAAAATTGTTACAGAAACACAGATTCTTCGTCTGCTTTCAAACACACCATTGCAAATTGACATTACATTTTTGCAGACCGAAAGTTATAAGTCGAAAAACACATCTGAAGAGCATCTGACTGCTTTTTATAAAAACTTTTCTGACGTAAAAGATGAAAAATTCGACGGCTTGATAATAACAGGTGCACCGGTTGAAAATCTTGAATTTGAAGAGGTTGTATACTGGAAAGAGCTGTGCGAAATAATGGACTGGTCGCGCACCAATGTTCACTCTTCAATATTTATTTGTTGGGCAGCGCAAGCAGCGCTTTACCACAAATACGGAATTCCCAAATACCCCATAGACCAAAAAATGTTCGGCATATTTGAACATAAAATACACAATCCCTCTCACCCCATCGTGCGTGGATTTGATGAGTGCTTTTACGCCCCGCATTCACGTCACAGTGAGGTACGCCGGGAGGATATTTTGAAGTGCAGTAAGCTTGAAATACTTTCTGAAAGTGATATTGCCGGTGTGTACATGGTGGCGGCAAAAAATAACCGTTATTTCTTCATAACGGGTCACCCGGAATACGATTACGACACACTTTCCAAGGAATACTTCAGGGACGTTGACAAGGGGCTGGATATCAAAGTACCTTACAACTATTTCCCCGGGGACAATCCAAACCAAAAGCCTGTCAACAAATGGCGTTCCCACGCTCATTTACTTTATTCCAACTGGCTAAACTACTTTGTATACCAAGAAACCCCTTTCAATATTAACAATATTACACAAGAATAA
- a CDS encoding Lrp/AsnC family transcriptional regulator, translating to MKNSLLQYLENDSRLTYEQLALMLDKDESDIKAAIEQYEKEKVIVGYKTLIDWDKTEREYVTAMIELKIIPQKDHGFDGIAKKICNFPEVRSLFLMSGSYDLSVLIEGKTMREVALFVAEKLAPLDQVQSTATHFVLKKYKDKGEIYDVLEKDERRNLN from the coding sequence ATGAAAAATTCACTTTTACAATATTTGGAAAACGACAGCCGTCTTACATACGAGCAACTTGCCCTCATGCTCGACAAGGATGAGAGTGACATTAAAGCTGCAATAGAGCAGTATGAAAAGGAAAAAGTTATCGTAGGCTACAAAACCCTTATCGACTGGGACAAGACAGAACGCGAATATGTTACTGCCATGATTGAGCTTAAAATCATTCCTCAGAAAGACCATGGCTTTGACGGTATTGCAAAAAAAATATGCAATTTCCCCGAAGTACGCAGTCTTTTTCTGATGAGCGGAAGCTATGACCTTTCGGTTCTTATAGAAGGCAAAACAATGCGCGAGGTGGCTCTTTTTGTTGCGGAAAAGCTTGCCCCGCTGGATCAGGTTCAATCCACTGCAACACACTTTGTGCTTAAAAAATACAAGGACAAAGGCGAAATTTACGATGTTCTCGAAAAAGACGAGAGGAGAAATCTTAATTGA
- a CDS encoding ribosomal-processing cysteine protease Prp, whose translation MIKAFFYRNQDFDVTGFSISGHAGFDDYGKDIVCAAVSAMTSLVVNTLEEIFHCGGAIEAEESGELSYSLPQSQFSDKSAYGVLNGFLLQLEDYAAQYPKNIKISLKDTK comes from the coding sequence ATGATCAAAGCGTTTTTTTACCGGAATCAAGACTTTGATGTTACGGGCTTTTCGATTTCGGGCCACGCAGGTTTTGATGACTACGGAAAGGATATTGTTTGTGCCGCGGTAAGCGCCATGACGTCTCTTGTAGTTAACACTCTGGAAGAGATTTTTCATTGCGGCGGTGCAATTGAAGCTGAAGAAAGCGGAGAGTTATCCTATTCTCTGCCCCAATCACAATTTAGTGACAAATCGGCTTACGGCGTGCTTAATGGTTTCTTGCTTCAGCTTGAAGACTATGCCGCACAGTATCCGAAAAACATAAAGATAAGCCTCAAGGACACAAAGTAA
- a CDS encoding aminotransferase class I/II-fold pyridoxal phosphate-dependent enzyme, with protein sequence MDDVISLTVGQPDFITPWHIREAGITALENGKTYYTSNKGLTELRVEISKYLDRRFNLEYDPQSELIVTVGGSEAIDIAIRAVVNPGDEVIIVEPAFVCYSPIAAMAGATPVVINTREENKFKLTAEELKSAITDKTKLLVLPFPNNPTGAILEKDELEKIADVLRGTDIIVLSDEIYAELTYGKKHVSFASLPDMKERTILVSGFSKAYAMTGWRMGYLAAPEALVSQMFKIHQYAIMCAPTTSQFAATEALKNGDDDIEYMRGEYNGRRKILLKGLKNIGIDCFEPEGAFYAFPNISKFGLSSEEFCEKLLYQHKVGIVPGTAFGACGEGFARISYAYSLEHIQKALTKIKEFIDTL encoded by the coding sequence ATGGATGACGTTATTTCTCTCACCGTCGGTCAGCCGGACTTTATAACTCCCTGGCACATACGCGAAGCAGGTATAACAGCGCTTGAAAACGGAAAGACATATTACACCTCCAACAAGGGCCTTACCGAATTGAGAGTTGAAATTTCAAAATATCTCGACCGCAGATTCAATCTGGAGTACGATCCGCAAAGTGAGCTCATTGTTACCGTGGGCGGCAGTGAAGCAATTGACATTGCGATACGCGCAGTCGTAAACCCCGGCGACGAAGTTATTATCGTAGAGCCTGCTTTTGTATGTTACTCCCCCATCGCCGCAATGGCAGGTGCTACACCGGTCGTTATAAACACGCGCGAAGAGAATAAATTCAAACTGACAGCAGAAGAGCTGAAGTCCGCCATCACCGATAAAACAAAGCTCCTCGTTCTTCCTTTCCCCAACAATCCAACAGGTGCTATTCTTGAAAAAGATGAACTGGAAAAAATAGCAGATGTTTTGCGCGGAACTGATATTATCGTGCTTTCGGACGAAATATACGCCGAGCTTACATATGGCAAAAAGCATGTTTCGTTCGCCTCTTTGCCCGACATGAAAGAACGCACCATTCTGGTAAGTGGTTTTTCAAAAGCATATGCCATGACCGGTTGGAGAATGGGGTATCTTGCGGCTCCCGAAGCGCTCGTCAGTCAGATGTTCAAAATACATCAGTATGCTATAATGTGTGCTCCTACCACAAGTCAGTTTGCCGCCACAGAGGCACTGAAAAACGGAGATGACGATATAGAATACATGCGTGGCGAATACAACGGACGCAGAAAAATACTTCTCAAGGGTCTGAAAAACATCGGCATAGATTGCTTCGAGCCCGAGGGTGCTTTCTATGCATTCCCCAACATTTCAAAATTCGGTCTTTCCAGTGAAGAATTCTGCGAAAAGCTTTTATATCAGCACAAGGTAGGTATAGTCCCCGGCACGGCTTTCGGTGCTTGCGGAGAAGGATTCGCCCGCATTTCGTATGCATACAGCCTTGAGCATATTCAGAAAGCGCTTACAAAAATCAAAGAGTTCATTGATACCCTTTGA
- a CDS encoding 50S ribosomal protein L27, with protein sequence MLRISLQFFAHKKGVGSTKNGRDSESKRLGVKKADGQACIAGNILVRQRGTHIHPGVNVGKGSDDTLFALVAGTVKFEQMPGKKTRVSVYAAE encoded by the coding sequence ATGTTAAGAATAAGCTTACAGTTCTTTGCTCATAAGAAGGGTGTTGGTTCTACTAAGAACGGCCGTGACAGTGAGTCTAAGCGCCTTGGCGTTAAGAAAGCTGACGGACAGGCTTGCATCGCAGGCAACATTCTTGTTAGACAGAGAGGTACACACATCCATCCCGGCGTTAATGTCGGAAAGGGTTCTGACGATACTCTGTTCGCACTTGTTGCAGGCACTGTTAAATTTGAACAGATGCCCGGCAAAAAGACCCGCGTATCCGTTTACGCGGCTGAATAA
- a CDS encoding TrpR-like protein, YerC/YecD — MNDKLKSANINYLFKAILSLEDMEECYNFFEDLCTASELCEMSKRLEVARLLRQNVIYNDIADKTGLSTATISRVNRCLKYGSDGYLRVLDRLEALEEQEKRGNR; from the coding sequence ATGAACGATAAACTCAAAAGTGCAAATATCAACTATCTTTTTAAAGCCATACTTTCATTGGAAGACATGGAGGAATGCTATAACTTTTTTGAGGATTTGTGCACAGCCTCGGAGCTTTGCGAAATGTCCAAGCGCCTTGAGGTGGCAAGGCTTCTCCGACAGAACGTTATATACAACGATATTGCGGACAAAACAGGACTCAGTACCGCTACAATAAGCCGAGTAAATCGTTGTCTCAAATACGGTTCTGACGGATATCTGCGTGTTCTTGATCGCCTGGAAGCGCTGGAAGAACAGGAAAAACGAGGAAACCGCTGA
- a CDS encoding class I SAM-dependent methyltransferase, whose product MSEQYSNLAAYYDILNDGVDYDEWFVFLKNVCKRNGFSPSSVLDLACGTGQMALRFAREGYDTTAIDLSPEMLALARQKADSEKLDILFLNQDMAEFELYGTVDLIVCCLDSINYLTHPDDVVSCFCNVQNYLNHGGYFIFDINSEYKFKNIYADNAYVFESDNVFCTWQNYYKSSTRMCDFYLDFFVRDGDLYRRFSETQRERCYTLRQMLTYIKTAGLEAVGIYSDFDFTPADMKNQEETERFYLVCRKM is encoded by the coding sequence ATGTCTGAGCAGTATTCAAATCTCGCTGCTTACTATGACATTCTCAATGACGGTGTGGATTACGATGAATGGTTCGTTTTTTTGAAAAATGTTTGTAAAAGAAACGGCTTCTCCCCCTCCTCGGTGCTGGATTTAGCCTGTGGTACGGGGCAAATGGCACTTCGTTTTGCGCGTGAAGGCTATGATACCACAGCCATTGACTTATCCCCCGAAATGCTTGCTCTCGCAAGACAGAAGGCGGACAGCGAAAAGCTTGATATACTTTTTCTGAACCAGGACATGGCGGAGTTTGAACTGTACGGGACAGTAGACCTTATCGTTTGCTGTCTTGACAGTATAAATTATCTCACGCATCCCGACGATGTTGTATCATGTTTTTGTAATGTGCAAAACTATCTTAACCACGGCGGATATTTTATTTTTGATATAAATTCAGAATACAAATTTAAAAATATATACGCAGATAACGCCTACGTTTTTGAAAGCGACAATGTTTTCTGCACATGGCAGAATTATTATAAATCCTCCACACGCATGTGTGATTTTTATCTGGATTTTTTCGTACGCGACGGCGATTTGTACCGACGCTTCAGTGAAACTCAACGTGAGCGTTGTTACACCTTGAGACAAATGCTCACCTACATTAAAACCGCCGGTCTTGAAGCAGTCGGCATATACAGCGACTTCGACTTTACTCCGGCAGATATGAAAAATCAAGAAGAAACGGAAAGATTTTATTTAGTATGCAGAAAAATGTAA